A window from Sulfurimonas sp. encodes these proteins:
- a CDS encoding DUF2800 domain-containing protein — protein sequence MSTAHAKLSPSQSSRWLKCPGSIGLTADIENKSNSAARRGTTIHQAGEDILNGKSVSPNNGVQISVGNIEFLDQSMYDEAKEYANYVQAICKKDDEHELIVEMVVDLNSIYPEDYDIEDENKSGYADAVIVENGNLHIVDLKTGAGLVSAEENSQLKIYAYGAYEELSVFHDIDNIILHIVQDNERTGGNRTNSWEVTPDEIIDWIEKEVKPLAAEALGDNARCIPGETQCKWCPAASFCEAANKHAEELMDDLFEDIEEDDVKASAQILPIDKVTSFLSNFKFIENLAKSYEGRIYDELAEGNDVDGYKLVKKQTRKKWSDEIAAYEKLKDWCKIDDVAPRKLVTPNQAEKILGKVSTQKANKFNELWIKPEGELIVAPTSDKRPAEKAVADNFEDLDDEL from the coding sequence ACAATACATCAAGCTGGTGAAGATATTTTAAATGGTAAATCAGTTTCACCTAATAATGGTGTACAAATTTCAGTAGGTAATATTGAATTTTTAGATCAATCGATGTATGATGAAGCTAAAGAATATGCTAATTATGTACAAGCTATCTGTAAAAAAGATGACGAGCATGAACTTATAGTTGAAATGGTAGTTGATCTAAATTCAATTTATCCAGAAGATTATGATATTGAAGATGAGAACAAATCAGGTTATGCTGATGCTGTTATTGTTGAAAATGGTAATTTACATATTGTAGATCTTAAAACTGGTGCAGGTTTAGTATCTGCTGAAGAGAATTCACAACTTAAGATTTATGCTTATGGTGCTTATGAAGAGTTATCTGTATTTCATGATATTGATAATATCATTTTACATATTGTACAAGACAATGAAAGAACTGGCGGTAACAGAACTAATAGTTGGGAAGTTACACCTGATGAGATTATTGATTGGATCGAAAAAGAAGTTAAACCTTTAGCAGCAGAAGCTCTTGGTGATAATGCTAGATGTATACCTGGTGAGACACAATGTAAATGGTGTCCAGCTGCAAGTTTCTGTGAAGCTGCAAACAAACATGCTGAAGAACTTATGGATGATTTATTTGAAGATATTGAAGAAGATGATGTAAAAGCTTCAGCTCAAATCTTACCTATTGATAAGGTAACTTCTTTTTTAAGTAACTTTAAATTTATTGAAAATTTAGCTAAAAGTTATGAAGGTCGTATCTATGATGAATTAGCTGAAGGTAATGATGTTGATGGTTATAAGTTAGTTAAGAAACAAACTAGAAAAAAATGGTCTGATGAAATAGCTGCTTATGAGAAATTAAAAGACTGGTGTAAGATCGATGATGTTGCTCCAAGAAAATTAGTAACACCAAACCAAGCTGAAAAGATACTGGGTAAAGTGAGTACTCAAAAAGCTAATAAGTTTAATGAGTTATGGATTAAACCTGAAGGTGAGCTTATTGTAGCTCCAACAAGTGATAAGCGTCCAGCAGAAAAAGCTGTTGCTGACAATTTTGAAGATTTAGACGACGAACTATAA
- a CDS encoding DUF2815 family protein, translating into MYKKIMIKNARLSFPSLFQKSEFEAGKQGKYEATLLFPKSDKKTYKLISDAIEECKTEAKLKRVKDDMLCIKDGDEIFEDKEYDGYEGMWAVKAANSKRPTVIDRDKTPLTEEDDRVYAGCFVNAIISPWAQDNTYGKRINANLLGIQFVKDGEPFGDAVVASDDDFDDIEDDTEEDEDL; encoded by the coding sequence ATGTATAAAAAAATAATGATAAAAAATGCAAGATTAAGTTTTCCAAGTTTATTTCAAAAGAGTGAATTTGAAGCAGGTAAACAAGGTAAGTATGAGGCAACTCTATTGTTTCCAAAAAGTGATAAGAAAACTTATAAACTTATTTCAGATGCAATTGAAGAGTGTAAAACTGAAGCTAAGTTAAAAAGAGTTAAAGATGATATGCTTTGTATTAAAGATGGTGATGAAATCTTTGAAGATAAAGAATATGATGGATATGAAGGTATGTGGGCAGTTAAAGCTGCTAACAGTAAAAGACCGACTGTAATCGATAGAGATAAAACTCCTTTAACAGAAGAAGATGATCGAGTGTATGCTGGTTGTTTTGTTAATGCTATTATTTCTCCTTGGGCACAAGACAACACATACGGTAAAAGAATTAATGCAAATCTTTTAGGTATTCAATTTGTTAAAGACGGTGAGCCATTTGGTGATGCTGTTGTAGCTTCTGATGATGACTTCGATGATATTGAAGATGACACTGAAGAAGATGAAGATCTTTAA